Sequence from the Streptomyces mobaraensis NBRC 13819 = DSM 40847 genome:
TGGATCTCCTCCGTCGAGTTGGAGAACCACCTCATGGCCCACCCGGAGGTCGCCGAGGCGGCCGTCGTGGCCGTCCCCGACGAGAAGTGGGGCGAACGGCCGCTCGCGGTGGTGGTGCTGCGCGACGGTCACTCGGCGGAGTACGAGGCCCTGCGCGCGTTCCTCGGGGAGCGGGTGGCGCGCTGGCAGCTTCCGGAACGGTGGGTGCGGGTTCCGGCCGTGCCGAAGACGACGGTGGGGAAGTTCGACAAGAAGGCGCTGCGGCGGCAGTACGCGGAGGGGGAGCTGGAGGTGACGGTACTGCCGCCGGTGCGGGCGGGGGAGTGAGCGGATGCCGCTGTCGGGTTCCCGGGGTTCCCAGGGAGGGGCCTGGAGGGGGACCCGTCGGTGTCTTGTCCCGGGCGGCTCGCGACCAGTGTCTCGGCGGTGGCCCGGATCGCCCCCGTCCGGGGGCGGCGGCGCCTTGCCGGGCCGGTGACGGCGGTGGTCAGGATGCGCGACCGATCCTGATCGCCGCTATCCGCAGCAGCGGTAACGACCCTGCTTCGCCGCGTACCGTCGGGTCGGGTCTCTGTGTGGGGCAGTTTCTGCGAGGTCGCGGTGCCTGGTCGGGTCTCTGTGCGGGGCCGCTTCCACGGGCCGGGGCGTCCTGTCGGGCCTCCCGCACGGGGGTGCTTCCGCGGGGCGGGGTGTCTGGTCGGGCCACTGAGCGGGGCTGTTTCCGCGAGGTCGCGGTGCCTGGTCGGGCCTCTGTGCGGGGCCGCTTCCACGGGCCGGGGGCGTCCCGTCGGGCCACCCGCACGGGAACGCTTCCGCAGGCTGCGGTGCCTGGCCGGGCCACTGCGCGGAAACGCTTCCGCAGGCCGGGGCGTCCGGCCGAGCCACCGGTAGGCAACAGCCGGTTCGGTGTCCCCCGCCCCCCTGCCGTCAGCGCTCCCGCCCGACCGCCGTCAGCGTCCGGCCCCCGACCGCTGTCAGCGCCACCACGCCCGACCGCTGTCGGCGCCCCACGCCGGACCGCCGTCAGCGCTCCCGCGCCACCAACGCCCCGCCGACCCAGCCCGCCACCGCGCACACCGCGGCGATCACGCACACGCCGTCCCAGCCCCAGTGCCCGAACGCCGGGCCGGCGAGCGCCGACGTGATCGCGCCGCTCGCGAACGAGCAGACGACGTAGGCGGTGTTGGCCGCGGAAGGCGTCGAGGTGGCGCCCAGGGCGCGGGTCTGGTTGGCCACCTGGCCGGCCGTGAAACCGGCGTGCAGCAGGATCGCGCCGGCGCACAGCGCCCACAGGTGCTCGCCGCCGAGCCAGAAGAGGGGAAGGGAGACGACCGCCGCCGCGTAGCCCGTGGCCATCACCCGGTGGGTGCCGAAGCGGTCGATCAGGGTGCCCGCGAGGGGCGAGGCCGCGGCCGAGGTGAGGCCGAAGAGGCCGAACAGGCCGGCCGTCGCCGTGGACATGGCGTACGCGCCGTGCTCGTCCGTCAGCAGCAGGACGAGCGTCGTCCACAGCGCGCTCCAGGTGCCGAACACGCCGGCCTGCCGGACGCACGCCGCCCGCAGGGCCGGCGAGGAGACCATCAGGCCGGGCAGCCCGGCGATGACCCGGAGCGGGTGGGACCGCCGGATGGGACGCGTCTCGGGCGGGAGCACGGCCGCCGTCAGCACGCCGATGGCCAGGGTGAGCACGGCCGCGCCGAAGAAGACCGGCCGCCAGCCGTACGCCTGGCCGGCCAGGCCGCCGAGCACCCGGGCCGCGACGCTGCCCGCGAACAGGCCGGTCACCACGGCCCCGACGTGCCGGCCCCGGCGTTCGGCCGGCGCTCGCTCGGCGACCAGGGGGACGAGCAGCTGCGGGACGACCGTGGCCGCGCACGCCACGAGGACGGCCGCCGCCAGCGCGGGCGTACCGCGCATCAGCCCCGCCGCCGCGACCGCCACGGCCGCCACGGTGGAGAGCATCCACACCAGCCGTCGCCGGTCGGCGGTGTCGCCGAGCGGGGCGAACAGCAGCAGGCCGACGGCGTAACCGAGTTGGCCGACCGACGCCACCCAGCCCACGGAGGAGGAGGGGACGCCGAAGTCCTTGGCGATCAGACCGAGGAGCGGGGTCGCCAGGTAGATGTTCGCGGCCGTGATGGCCGTACATACGGAGATGACGGTCAGGAGGAGGCCGGTCCGCGGGCCTTTCCCGCCGGCGCCGGGGAGAGAAGTGAGGGCGGTGGTGGCGGCCGGAGCCGACGTGGGCTGGGAGGTCGTGGCGGATGTGGCGGGTGTGGCGGTCATCGCGGGAGGTGCTCCCCACTTTCGGTAGGACATCGCGTCGCGCGCTAGCAACCAACTGGTTGGTTGAAGATATTCCCGACAGTGCCCCACCCTTGTCAACCAATTAGTTGGTTACTCTGGGTGGCATGGCAGGAGTAAGGGACCCCGAGGCCACCAAGGCCCGTATCTTCGAGGCGGCCACCGCCGAGTTCGCCGCGCACGGCATCGCCGGCGCCCGGGTGGACCGCATCGCCCGCGAGGCCAAGGCCAACAAACAGCTCATCTACGCCTATTTCGGCAACAAGGCGGAACTGTTCTCACAGGTCTTGGAGGCCCGGCTGACCCAGCTCGCCGCCGAAGTCCCCGTGGACGCCGAGGAGGTCGACACCTGGATCGACCGCCTGATGGACTACCACGCCGCCCACCCCGAGCTGATCCGCCTGATCTACTGGGAGGGTCTGGAGTACGGCACCGACACCTTCCCGCACGAGGACGAGCGCAAACGGCACTACGACCGCAAGGTCGCCGTCTTCGCCGAGGCCCAGCGCAAGGGCGTCATCAGCTCCGAGATCCCGCCCGCCGACCTGCTGTTCATGCTGATCGCCCTGGTCTCCTGGTCCACCGTGCAGCCGCAGATGCGCCGCGTCCTGACCGGTGACACGGACGAGGACCGCGCCCGCCTCCGCGCCTCGGTACGGGCCGCCGCGCGGCGCATCGTGAGCTGAAGGCCGCGCGCCTCACCCCGGGTTGGTGCCGATCTTCGTGAGGAGGTCCACGATCCGGCTCTGCACCTCGGCGCTGGTCGAACGCTCGGCGAGGAAGAGAACCGTCTCGCCGGAGGCCAGCCGGGGGAGTTGGGCCGGGTCGATCCCGGCCGAGGTGTAGACGACCAGGGGCGTCCGGTTCAGGAGCCCCTGCGCCCGCAGCCAGTCCAGGATTCCGGCCCGGCGGCGGCGCACCTGCATGAGGTCCATCACCACCAGGTTGGGACGGATCTGCTGGGCCAGCGCCACGGCCTCCGCGTCCGTGGCGGCACAGGCCACCTGGACGCCGCGCCGCTCCAGCGTCGCGGTGAGGGCGTTGGCGATCGGCTCGTGCTCCTCGACGAGCAGCACCCGGGCCGGGTGCATCTCGCTGTCGCGCGGCGCCAGCGCCTTGAGGAGGACGGCCGGGTCGGCACCGTAGGCCGCCTCCCGCGTGGCCTGTCCGAGACCGGCGGTGACCAGCACCGGAACCCCGGCCGCCACCGCCGCCTGACGCAGCGCCTGGAGGGCGGTGCGGGTGATCGGACCGGTGAGCGGATCGACGAACAGCGCGGCCGGGTAGGCCGCCATCTGCGCGTCGACCTCCTCGCGCGAGTGCACGATCACCGGCCGGTAGCCGCGCTCGGTCAGGGCCTGCCGGGTGGACGTGTCCGGGGCCGGCCAGACGAGGAGGCGGCGCGGGTTGTCGAGCGGCTCGGGCGGCAACTCGTCGTCCACCGGCGGCGGAACGGGCTCGCCGGGGTTGATCTCGACGGCGCCGTTGGGGCCGTCCAGCGGCTCCGGGCCCTCGGCGCCCTCGTCCGGCGCCCCTATGGCGAAGGCACGGCCTTCCGGCGCGGCGGCGGGCGGCCGGGCGCCGAGCGGACCGGGGCGGTCGGTGCCGGGGCCGGGCCCGAGCGGACCGCCCATGGGGCCGGGGCGCGGGGCGGCGACGGGCGCCTGCGCGCCCCGCTCACCGGCGTTCTCGGCAGGGTTGCCCAGTTTGCGCCGCCGCCCGGAACCGGCCGACGCGCTCGGGGTGCCGCCGGGCGGAGTCTCCCCGCCCTGCTGGGCGTAGGGCGCGCCCTGCCCGAGCGTGCGCACGCTGATCGCCCGGGCGACGTCACCGGAGCCCGGCAGCGCCGACGCGCCCGGTTCCTCGGCGAGCGCCCGGCGCGCACGCCGGCGCCCGGTGGGCGGCACGCCGGCCGAACCGTCCGGATCCGCGACGGCATGGGGGACGTCCTGCCCGGCCGGCGTGGCGGGACCGGCGATCCCGGGCGTGGCGGACGGCGGCACCGGCGAACCGGGCTGCCCGGCCGCTCCCTCGGGACTGCCGGGGCCGAGGGGAGTGTCGGAACCTGTGGGGCCGACGGGGCTGTGGTGGCCGCCGGGGCCGACGGGGATGGCCGTCCGGCCCGCTTCGGGCTGCCCGGCATCGGCAAGGCCGGCGCGCTCAGGACCTCCGGCATGGCCAACGTGACCGACGTGGTCGGTGTGCCCGGCATGCCCGACGTGGGCGGGGTGTCCGGACTGGCCGGTCTGATCGGCGGGCGTGGTCTGACCGACGGGCCCGACTCCGGTACCGCCCGCACCCGCGAGGCCCACGCCGGGCCGGCCCGCACTGGGCTGGCCGATACCGGCCTGGTCCATACCGGCCTGCTTCATACCGGCCTGCTCCGCACTGGCCCGATCCGCACCGGCCTGACCGGCCTCGACCGGGCCGGAGTGCCCCGACGCGGCGGGCGGAGCGGCGGGCCCGACGGGCCGGGCGGGGCTCATCGGCCCTGCGGCACCCATCGGCCCGGCGGCACCCATCGGCCCGGCGGCGCCCATCGGCCCGGCGGCGCCCATCGGCCCGGCGGGGCTCATCGGCCCGGCGGCGCCCACAGGCCGCGCGGCGACGGGCGCGCCCGGCTGCCCGGCCGGCAGCGGCACAGAGCCGTCAGGCCCGGCCGCCGCGCCGTTGCCCGCGCCGTCGCCCACGCCACTGCCGACACCGCCGCCTACGCCGCCGCCGACACCGTCGACCCCGTGGCCGTGACCGGAAACGCCGCGGTCGCCGCCTTCGCGCCCGGGACCGCCATGCCCGGATCCGCCATGCACGGCACTTCCCTGCCCGGATCCGCCGTGCCCGGATCCGCCGTGCCCAAGCACCGCCGGATCCATCGGTCCGCCCTCAGCGGCCCCGCCGCCGAGCGGTCCGCCCTGCGCCGGTACCGGCCGCCCCTGGACGGGTTCGGCACCCGCGCCGGGGGCCGGCTTGCGGTCGGCTTCGGCCGGCGGCAGAGCGAACGCGGCGCGCGGAACGTCGGGTTCGGCGTCGGCCTGGCCCGGGATCGGCCGCTCGGGCGCCTCGGCGAGAGCGCGCCGGGCACGACGCCCGGTGGGCGCGGCGACGGCCTCGGCGGCCGAGTCGGGTCCGCGGTCCGCCTCGGCGGGCGGCAGCGCGA
This genomic interval carries:
- a CDS encoding MFS transporter, whose protein sequence is MTATPATSATTSQPTSAPAATTALTSLPGAGGKGPRTGLLLTVISVCTAITAANIYLATPLLGLIAKDFGVPSSSVGWVASVGQLGYAVGLLLFAPLGDTADRRRLVWMLSTVAAVAVAAAGLMRGTPALAAAVLVACAATVVPQLLVPLVAERAPAERRGRHVGAVVTGLFAGSVAARVLGGLAGQAYGWRPVFFGAAVLTLAIGVLTAAVLPPETRPIRRSHPLRVIAGLPGLMVSSPALRAACVRQAGVFGTWSALWTTLVLLLTDEHGAYAMSTATAGLFGLFGLTSAAASPLAGTLIDRFGTHRVMATGYAAAVVSLPLFWLGGEHLWALCAGAILLHAGFTAGQVANQTRALGATSTPSAANTAYVVCSFASGAITSALAGPAFGHWGWDGVCVIAAVCAVAGWVGGALVARER
- a CDS encoding TetR/AcrR family transcriptional regulator, which gives rise to MAGVRDPEATKARIFEAATAEFAAHGIAGARVDRIAREAKANKQLIYAYFGNKAELFSQVLEARLTQLAAEVPVDAEEVDTWIDRLMDYHAAHPELIRLIYWEGLEYGTDTFPHEDERKRHYDRKVAVFAEAQRKGVISSEIPPADLLFMLIALVSWSTVQPQMRRVLTGDTDEDRARLRASVRAAARRIVS